From the Leptospira sp. WS60.C2 genome, one window contains:
- a CDS encoding YhjD/YihY/BrkB family envelope integrity protein, with the protein MSETIKTPLLVRLTTIPEEPGWKRKLIIGIRVLLVSVHRFMKDDCLIIGSSLAYTTIVTLIPTLTVALALITVASGIHTRQGELVDEINSYLLRNNIQFDITPYLETLTDIISTATQIGAVGFVVFIFSATAVLRSLEKAFHIIWNIDLHRNFINKFVFYFFLISFGPLLFVVGKNITDTISDSVRPPHLKSIVATKHGEIWVAGEKGNIGVMRELKKSISFIPEASIDFENMLCVDMETVETGTCKKPNIRKENFFRIRSVGNDLFTISEEGTFLYSNDLGNTWKIHTLKGITISDFGAIDYDTLFILTKDTRTIRYDIGKPFKEIKRFHDDGITPIRVRFFSEKDGFILDREGRLWKTSDGGTTFFPQEISTKPLNDISFLNRSVGFLVGDSGAIFKTTDGGYTWKDLSHRKYSYERVWVFASPKKQDYDIFVLTSLGDILLSEDEGENWSVAYKGRAGMILDMLLLSKKKSNTETESSTKDGMVTNVTSLPNPEETIEIENQNEAESPNEGMLGIVGVGEFNKIIRVEDDGKGQTIWKKYQGGKRFFSLYSIFQFLLPLLALWLFFLLIFTIIPNTKVPIKASSIGAAVTGFILILFFWGFINIYLTSFTEKTMLVYKALAAIPIALLAIYSISLIILYGAEVTATLQFPDRYLLPKHPFDDIDRTLSFEFYKILQVLTLVYTYQEKQGELIKLTQVRKSLVLSEKELNQIVEKLEEASWIQTTEEKRLAPVKLKEQVNLVSVYETTSSFKLGAPKERASLSPKLNETLTNLEEKWKEELRKTSFSQWI; encoded by the coding sequence ATGAGCGAAACGATCAAAACTCCACTTCTCGTACGTTTGACCACTATCCCAGAAGAACCTGGTTGGAAACGAAAGCTCATCATTGGTATTCGAGTTTTACTAGTTTCTGTTCACCGTTTCATGAAAGATGATTGTCTCATCATTGGTTCAAGTTTAGCTTACACAACCATTGTAACACTCATACCCACACTCACAGTGGCTCTCGCTCTCATTACGGTTGCTTCTGGAATTCATACCAGACAAGGTGAACTCGTTGATGAAATCAATTCTTATCTTCTACGTAACAATATACAGTTTGATATCACACCATACCTAGAAACACTTACAGACATTATTTCCACAGCAACACAAATTGGGGCCGTTGGATTTGTTGTCTTTATATTCTCAGCAACAGCAGTCTTACGATCGTTAGAAAAAGCATTTCACATCATTTGGAATATAGACCTACATCGCAATTTTATCAATAAGTTTGTTTTCTATTTTTTCCTGATTTCCTTCGGACCTTTACTTTTCGTGGTAGGAAAAAACATCACAGATACTATTTCGGATTCTGTTCGCCCGCCACATTTAAAATCCATAGTTGCCACAAAACATGGAGAGATCTGGGTTGCTGGTGAAAAAGGAAATATTGGTGTCATGCGGGAACTAAAAAAATCCATTTCGTTTATCCCTGAAGCTAGCATCGATTTTGAAAATATGCTCTGCGTCGACATGGAAACGGTGGAAACTGGAACATGCAAAAAACCGAATATCCGAAAGGAGAATTTTTTTAGAATCAGAAGTGTCGGAAACGATCTTTTCACCATTTCGGAAGAAGGTACGTTTTTATATTCCAATGACTTAGGGAATACATGGAAAATCCATACTCTAAAAGGAATCACCATTTCAGACTTTGGAGCCATCGACTACGACACTCTTTTTATTTTAACGAAAGACACAAGAACCATTCGTTACGACATCGGAAAACCTTTCAAAGAAATCAAACGTTTCCATGATGATGGGATCACTCCGATTCGAGTTCGTTTTTTCTCTGAAAAAGATGGATTCATTTTGGATCGAGAGGGAAGATTATGGAAAACCAGTGATGGTGGAACGACTTTCTTTCCACAAGAAATTTCTACAAAACCTCTCAATGATATCTCTTTCCTAAATCGAAGTGTTGGATTTTTGGTGGGTGACAGTGGTGCCATTTTTAAAACGACTGATGGTGGTTATACTTGGAAAGATTTAAGTCATAGAAAATACTCATATGAACGAGTTTGGGTTTTTGCTTCGCCAAAAAAACAAGATTATGATATTTTTGTTCTCACTTCTTTAGGAGACATTCTTCTTTCCGAAGATGAAGGAGAAAACTGGTCAGTCGCGTATAAAGGAAGAGCGGGGATGATTCTTGACATGCTCCTTCTCTCCAAAAAGAAATCCAATACGGAAACCGAATCTTCTACGAAAGACGGAATGGTTACCAACGTAACAAGTTTGCCAAACCCAGAAGAAACAATCGAAATCGAAAATCAAAACGAAGCAGAAAGTCCAAACGAAGGAATGTTAGGCATTGTCGGTGTGGGAGAGTTCAATAAAATCATTCGCGTGGAAGATGATGGAAAGGGACAAACCATTTGGAAAAAATACCAGGGGGGGAAACGATTTTTTTCCCTGTATTCCATTTTTCAATTTTTACTTCCATTACTTGCACTTTGGTTATTCTTTTTACTGATCTTCACGATCATACCTAATACGAAGGTACCGATCAAAGCATCTTCTATTGGTGCTGCAGTGACTGGGTTTATACTCATCTTGTTTTTTTGGGGATTTATCAATATCTATCTCACCTCGTTTACCGAAAAAACGATGTTAGTGTACAAAGCACTAGCGGCGATTCCCATTGCCCTTCTTGCGATTTATTCCATATCTCTCATCATTCTATATGGAGCGGAAGTCACGGCTACATTGCAGTTTCCAGACCGATATCTTCTCCCCAAACATCCATTTGATGATATCGATCGGACGTTGTCGTTTGAGTTTTATAAAATCCTTCAGGTGTTAACCCTTGTTTACACCTACCAAGAAAAACAAGGAGAACTGATCAAACTTACCCAAGTTCGAAAGTCACTTGTACTATCCGAAAAGGAGTTAAACCAAATCGTAGAAAAATTAGAAGAAGCAAGTTGGATTCAAACCACGGAAGAAAAACGATTGGCTCCTGTGAAATTAAAAGAACAAGTCAATTTGGTAAGTGTTTATGAAACTACATCCAGCTTCAAATTAGGGGCACCTAAAGAACGGGCAAGTTTATCTCCTAAACTCAATGAAACATTAACAAACCTAGAAGAAAAATGGAAAGAAGAGTTACGGAAAACGTCTTTTTCCCAGTGGATTTAA
- a CDS encoding methyltransferase domain-containing protein — protein sequence MDAFSSLKKECPLQNNCNWKALYQTTGKYKDLSVTECQICKLQALSPRPNQSELYTKDYYQGRAEYTYIDEREQKPFFRYVWKARIQNIKRFITTGHFLDIGSSFGGFLEVAKEEGFQVQGVEISEYAASYANQNNIPTFQGNLFDAKFPNESFDVISLIEVIEHIENPNRFFQELTRILKPGGLLLLQTANFEGWQAKEEGSSYHYYMPGHVFYYSDTLLKKILTRYGFGSFLSYFGVDFPLIAKLRKVRGSFQTWKDYLKWIRVSYYHFISKMKRNGYPLTSSYVLYAFKK from the coding sequence ATGGATGCCTTCTCTTCTTTAAAAAAGGAATGCCCTCTCCAAAACAATTGTAATTGGAAAGCTCTCTACCAAACAACAGGTAAATACAAAGACCTTTCCGTTACCGAGTGTCAAATCTGTAAACTCCAGGCATTGTCACCAAGACCTAACCAATCAGAGCTATATACCAAAGATTATTACCAAGGAAGAGCGGAATACACCTATATCGACGAAAGAGAACAAAAACCCTTCTTTCGGTACGTTTGGAAGGCAAGAATCCAAAACATAAAACGCTTTATCACAACTGGTCATTTTTTAGATATCGGAAGTTCCTTTGGTGGGTTTTTAGAGGTGGCAAAGGAAGAAGGATTCCAGGTGCAAGGAGTAGAAATCTCTGAATATGCAGCAAGTTATGCGAATCAAAATAACATTCCTACCTTCCAAGGAAATCTTTTCGATGCAAAATTCCCAAACGAATCTTTTGATGTGATTTCCCTTATAGAAGTCATTGAACACATCGAAAATCCGAATCGATTTTTTCAAGAATTAACACGTATTTTAAAACCCGGTGGACTATTACTCCTCCAGACAGCGAATTTTGAAGGTTGGCAAGCGAAAGAAGAAGGATCTTCGTATCATTATTATATGCCAGGGCATGTTTTTTATTACTCTGATACACTCCTAAAAAAAATATTGACTCGTTATGGATTTGGAAGTTTTCTATCTTACTTTGGTGTCGACTTCCCTTTGATTGCAAAATTAAGGAAAGTGAGAGGGTCTTTCCAAACATGGAAAGATTACCTCAAATGGATTCGCGTCTCTTACTATCATTTTATATCAAAAATGAAACGAAACGGATACCCTCTCACATCAAGTTACGTTCTGTACGCATTTAAAAAATAG
- a CDS encoding class I SAM-dependent methyltransferase: MNHVWDKHYERPKSKLTFPDENLVRLLSKIQPPSQKALDFGCGSGRHVYLLQSSGYEVTGCDNAKTTIDNLKATEPTIRFLHTPDLTLPFSPEEFGVIVSWGVFHYNKRKDAKLLLRSLYNALQPNGYLLGSIRAEGDTHLGLKEGTMNLADLSGGYAETYTLSDLENFLLPFSEVSIGYTERTPLGKLNERICHWFFLAKK; encoded by the coding sequence ATGAATCACGTTTGGGACAAACACTACGAACGGCCTAAGTCTAAACTCACATTTCCCGATGAAAACTTAGTTCGTTTGCTTTCCAAAATCCAACCCCCATCGCAAAAGGCTCTCGATTTCGGCTGTGGGTCGGGAAGGCATGTTTATCTCCTACAAAGTAGCGGTTATGAGGTGACTGGTTGCGACAATGCGAAAACCACGATCGACAATTTAAAAGCTACGGAACCAACCATCCGTTTCCTCCATACACCTGACCTAACTTTGCCCTTTTCTCCGGAAGAATTTGGTGTGATTGTGAGTTGGGGGGTGTTCCATTATAACAAACGGAAAGATGCAAAATTGCTCTTACGATCCCTATACAACGCATTACAACCGAATGGATATTTACTAGGTTCCATTCGTGCAGAAGGCGATACCCATTTGGGATTAAAAGAAGGAACCATGAATCTAGCTGACTTAAGCGGTGGTTATGCGGAGACATATACACTCAGTGACTTAGAGAATTTTTTATTACCCTTCTCCGAAGTTTCCATTGGGTATACAGAAAGAACTCCACTTGGCAAACTCAATGAAAGAATTTGTCACTGGTTTTTTCTTGCTAAAAAATAA
- a CDS encoding acetyl-CoA carboxylase biotin carboxylase subunit family protein, translating into MKQLHGSYLSIGAGENQIPLIRAAKNRGLKVIGVDHNPMAPGLTECDIKILESTHEYRKILHAMSKVPLPYKLLGVGSRSYGKAVYTVSYLAEKLKLRGNPRESTNLFLDKEKFKQSIAKYGIPVPVTVSTSSQTQTKSKEKKLDLAFPMIAKPKEGYGKKGISVIESEAEYKKFTKGKASDAFLIETFTQGDEVTVLGFVINKRFYLISLSDKITTGKPQFIELAHITPSKHLTMAGELKMICQSIVTASKLKTGPFVAEFKITKNKECVLIESAPEVGGEFLADQLLSHHYGYDYFKDLLSVTIGEKTRPDFLKQSQKGITHSAIVFTLPPAKQKKMGEPVSFVPNAFEIVFFQKQLIPTGAGLEPLEGNHKRTSVLGISTKQTISANEWYASLLERLEP; encoded by the coding sequence ATGAAACAATTACATGGTAGTTATCTCTCCATTGGAGCGGGAGAGAACCAGATCCCCCTCATCCGTGCTGCAAAAAATAGGGGATTGAAAGTCATTGGCGTAGACCACAATCCGATGGCACCTGGTCTTACAGAGTGCGATATTAAAATATTAGAATCCACTCATGAATACCGCAAGATATTACATGCGATGAGTAAGGTCCCCCTACCCTATAAGTTACTAGGTGTGGGATCTCGGTCGTATGGAAAGGCTGTCTACACCGTTTCTTATCTGGCAGAAAAATTGAAACTACGGGGAAATCCAAGAGAAAGCACGAATCTTTTTTTGGACAAAGAAAAATTCAAACAATCCATTGCCAAATACGGAATTCCTGTTCCCGTGACTGTTTCCACATCTTCGCAAACCCAGACCAAATCCAAAGAAAAAAAATTGGATTTGGCATTCCCGATGATTGCCAAACCAAAAGAAGGTTACGGGAAAAAAGGAATTTCTGTCATTGAATCAGAAGCGGAGTATAAAAAGTTCACAAAGGGAAAAGCAAGTGATGCTTTTTTAATCGAAACCTTCACACAAGGGGATGAGGTGACCGTTCTCGGTTTTGTGATCAACAAACGATTTTATCTAATTTCCCTCTCTGACAAAATCACAACAGGCAAACCACAATTCATTGAACTGGCACATATCACTCCCTCTAAACATCTTACGATGGCAGGGGAATTGAAGATGATTTGTCAAAGCATTGTCACTGCATCAAAACTAAAAACTGGTCCTTTTGTTGCGGAGTTCAAGATTACTAAAAATAAAGAATGTGTACTCATTGAATCGGCACCTGAGGTGGGCGGTGAATTTTTAGCAGACCAACTTTTGTCACATCACTATGGATATGATTATTTCAAAGATTTATTGTCCGTTACCATCGGTGAAAAGACACGACCCGATTTTTTGAAACAATCTCAAAAAGGAATCACTCATTCTGCGATTGTTTTCACTCTTCCTCCCGCCAAACAAAAAAAGATGGGAGAGCCTGTTTCCTTCGTGCCCAATGCATTTGAAATTGTGTTTTTCCAAAAGCAGCTGATCCCAACAGGTGCCGGCTTAGAACCTTTGGAAGGAAACCACAAACGAACATCTGTTTTGGGCATCTCCACGAAACAAACCATCTCAGCAAATGAATGGTATGCCTCCCTTTTGGAACGATTGGAACCATGA
- a CDS encoding RNA recognition motif domain-containing protein has translation MKLSIGNLPQTLSDEALEKLLSAHGKVTHLQIKRDKLTKVSLGYGTAEMADADAEKAIAALNGKELEGKKIVVVNQEELTKAQNEAQKKKGSPAVAKPTFGRNQTTGGGNTGVQRRGGSRGS, from the coding sequence ATGAAGTTATCCATTGGAAACCTCCCTCAAACCCTTTCGGACGAAGCCCTCGAAAAACTTCTTTCTGCTCATGGCAAAGTCACTCACTTGCAAATCAAAAGAGACAAACTGACTAAAGTGTCTCTTGGGTATGGAACCGCCGAAATGGCCGATGCAGATGCGGAAAAAGCCATTGCCGCCCTAAATGGAAAAGAACTAGAAGGGAAAAAAATCGTCGTGGTCAACCAAGAAGAACTGACCAAAGCCCAAAACGAAGCACAAAAGAAAAAAGGAAGCCCTGCCGTGGCAAAACCTACGTTTGGCAGAAACCAAACGACAGGTGGTGGGAACACAGGAGTCCAACGCCGAGGCGGTTCACGCGGTTCGTAA
- a CDS encoding flagellar hook-basal body protein: MLRGLYTGANGMISQQVRMDVIANNLANVDKTAFKKDTTVFKTFPEMLLHRYSEDGIGKTPMGSFDTSPVVGKLGFGAEVNEVYTRFEQGAVKKTDNIFDLMVQDQPGMEKPAFFSVLTNRGERLTRSGSFVLDKNGFVVTPQGFPLLGEKGPIQVNQGNFLVKENGEIYINAKLGTAPKDGTNFSENRFEEPVLLDKLKIRTVENPRHLDKEGDSFYSDTPESGEPTPFPELLAPQVLQGYLEASNVSVVTEMVDMIEVNRAYEANSKTMQTQDSLLGRLFEIMR, translated from the coding sequence ATGTTACGAGGATTGTATACTGGTGCCAATGGGATGATTTCCCAACAAGTGCGTATGGATGTGATTGCCAATAATTTGGCCAATGTGGATAAAACTGCATTCAAAAAAGATACCACTGTCTTCAAAACCTTTCCTGAAATGTTATTACATCGTTATTCTGAAGATGGGATTGGAAAAACTCCAATGGGATCCTTTGATACCTCTCCCGTTGTCGGTAAACTTGGGTTTGGTGCGGAAGTGAACGAAGTGTACACTCGCTTTGAACAAGGAGCAGTGAAGAAAACTGACAATATTTTTGATCTTATGGTCCAAGACCAACCGGGAATGGAAAAACCTGCCTTTTTTTCTGTCCTCACCAATCGGGGAGAACGCCTCACTCGGAGTGGAAGTTTTGTCCTCGATAAGAATGGTTTTGTTGTGACCCCGCAAGGATTTCCTCTTCTCGGAGAAAAAGGTCCCATCCAAGTGAACCAAGGAAATTTCCTTGTGAAAGAAAATGGCGAAATTTATATCAATGCGAAACTCGGAACGGCACCAAAAGACGGAACCAATTTTAGTGAAAACCGTTTCGAAGAACCAGTGTTACTTGATAAATTGAAAATCCGCACGGTGGAAAACCCGCGCCACCTCGACAAAGAAGGAGATTCCTTTTACTCGGACACTCCTGAATCGGGAGAACCAACTCCATTTCCCGAGCTCCTTGCCCCACAAGTGTTACAAGGTTATTTGGAAGCATCGAATGTTTCTGTGGTGACAGAGATGGTGGATATGATCGAAGTAAACCGTGCCTATGAAGCTAATTCCAAAACCATGCAAACCCAAGACAGTTTACTTGGTCGACTGTTTGAAATTATGCGGTAG
- a CDS encoding SDR family NAD(P)-dependent oxidoreductase has protein sequence MLSSLQNKNAIVTGGAQGIGKETSLLLGKRGASVIVSDINEKAGYEVVEEINSKGGNATFFQCDVTKEEEIIQLTEQFAIQNKRLDIMVNNAGIANKPTFMHKVSTEVWNQLILLDLTSVFWCQKYATKLMLKDKLGGSIINVSSIAGLGAAPSLGPYCVAKAGVIELTTTGALEVAKSGVRINAVCPGWTETAILDVAGERGKSAMEKNIPMGRLGKPSEVANLIVFLASEESSFITGSVYRIDGGTRS, from the coding sequence ATGTTATCTAGTTTACAAAATAAAAATGCAATCGTCACAGGTGGAGCTCAAGGAATTGGAAAAGAAACAAGTCTTCTCCTTGGTAAACGTGGCGCCTCGGTCATAGTCTCGGATATCAATGAAAAAGCAGGATACGAAGTTGTTGAAGAAATCAATTCGAAGGGTGGAAACGCAACCTTCTTTCAATGTGATGTAACCAAGGAAGAAGAAATCATCCAACTCACTGAACAGTTTGCCATACAAAACAAACGTCTAGATATTATGGTTAATAATGCAGGCATTGCAAACAAACCTACTTTTATGCACAAAGTATCAACAGAAGTTTGGAACCAGCTGATTTTATTGGATCTAACGAGCGTTTTTTGGTGTCAAAAGTATGCAACAAAATTGATGTTAAAAGACAAATTAGGTGGTTCCATCATCAACGTATCCTCTATTGCCGGGCTGGGTGCCGCTCCTTCTCTTGGGCCCTACTGTGTGGCTAAAGCTGGTGTGATCGAACTTACAACAACGGGGGCATTAGAAGTAGCAAAGTCAGGAGTGAGAATCAATGCCGTATGTCCTGGTTGGACAGAAACAGCAATCCTAGATGTGGCGGGAGAACGGGGAAAATCGGCGATGGAAAAAAACATTCCCATGGGACGACTTGGCAAACCGAGTGAGGTGGCCAACTTAATCGTTTTTTTAGCATCGGAGGAATCCAGTTTTATCACAGGATCCGTCTATCGAATTGATGGAGGGACTAGGAGTTGA
- a CDS encoding MHYT domain-containing protein, whose product MSILPSIFASYFVLNTPSKKQITRWELISVGIIVGVGIGFMHYIGMSTMQIKPKLINHPVLFLVSLVVAISLAILSMFIQFHLKSNT is encoded by the coding sequence TTGTCCATCCTTCCTAGTATTTTTGCATCTTATTTTGTGCTAAATACTCCTAGTAAAAAACAAATTACAAGATGGGAACTCATTTCAGTGGGAATCATCGTTGGTGTCGGGATTGGATTCATGCATTATATAGGAATGTCTACCATGCAGATAAAACCAAAATTAATAAATCATCCCGTTTTGTTTTTAGTGTCTCTTGTCGTTGCCATTTCTCTTGCGATACTTTCTATGTTTATCCAATTTCACTTGAAGAGCAATACATAG
- a CDS encoding PAS domain S-box protein, which translates to MAFLVTFGSLFVIGSAVVTIVFISYKDLLQNLLKGESRLRAIIETSADANVMIDSNGIIQEFKVTAEKKFGWSAKEIIGQNVKLLMPNPYRDGHDDYLSNY; encoded by the coding sequence TTGGCATTTCTTGTGACGTTTGGAAGCCTTTTTGTCATAGGCTCTGCCGTCGTGACGATCGTCTTTATCAGCTATAAAGATTTACTACAGAATTTATTAAAAGGTGAATCAAGATTAAGAGCAATCATTGAAACATCTGCGGATGCAAATGTGATGATTGATTCTAATGGAATCATCCAAGAATTCAAAGTGACAGCAGAAAAAAAGTTTGGTTGGAGTGCCAAAGAAATCATCGGACAAAATGTAAAGTTGCTCATGCCAAATCCTTACCGGGATGGACACGATGATTATTTATCCAACTATTGA
- a CDS encoding CDP-alcohol phosphatidyltransferase family protein: MQIEEKKAKDLFQDRIFTLSNFLSVFRVLLLPFFFYSTYDYAKDPSNLRAFFASIGYALAAVLSDYLDGLFARLLNQETTLGRYLDPVCDKLVTLGGLLVVTLHFDFPSWILIVYFIREILGVWLGGFLYLKRGLQGRPNWWGKFGVGLVAVSVIWYMSMPYFLRFGAPDPIFLHPVISAYVLLFVLTVGVIAYVVRYWNIVFHPEAIELDPENKKQAKKYQKI; this comes from the coding sequence CAAAGACCTTTTCCAGGATCGTATCTTTACACTTTCCAATTTTTTATCTGTGTTTCGTGTTTTGTTATTACCTTTTTTTTTCTATAGCACATATGACTATGCAAAAGACCCTTCCAATTTACGTGCTTTTTTTGCCTCCATTGGATACGCACTCGCAGCGGTTCTCAGTGATTATTTAGATGGGCTCTTTGCTAGACTCTTAAACCAAGAAACAACCTTAGGAAGATACTTAGATCCTGTCTGCGATAAACTGGTGACCTTAGGTGGGCTTCTTGTGGTCACCCTTCATTTTGATTTTCCCAGCTGGATTCTCATTGTTTACTTTATCCGAGAAATTCTCGGTGTTTGGCTCGGTGGATTCTTATATCTAAAACGAGGACTACAAGGGAGACCAAATTGGTGGGGAAAGTTTGGTGTGGGACTTGTGGCCGTGTCCGTGATTTGGTATATGTCTATGCCTTATTTTCTCCGTTTTGGTGCTCCCGATCCGATTTTTTTGCATCCAGTCATCTCAGCATATGTATTACTCTTTGTGCTAACTGTGGGAGTCATTGCGTATGTAGTACGCTATTGGAATATAGTTTTCCATCCTGAAGCCATTGAGTTAGATCCAGAAAACAAAAAACAAGCAAAGAAATACCAGAAAATTTAA